In Ptychodera flava strain L36383 chromosome 21, AS_Pfla_20210202, whole genome shotgun sequence, a genomic segment contains:
- the LOC139122257 gene encoding zinc metalloproteinase nas-6-like: MRFIFKASHKVRRSDDLLWENGIVPYVIDETFDPTAKNVILEAFRHFHERTCVRFVHHTDENDYLIFQTLEGCWSSIGRDGGPQILSLDDDCETLGIVIHEIMHALGFEHEHSRRDRDKYVTIHWENIGDEDEYNFDTYDHKLGPLGAPYDYNSLLHYFATAFSSNDKPTIVPKNGDVYLLVDRNYFSKWDLFKINKVYNCGMTGLEEKLLPGDGECYIDTMARDYRGEVSKTKDGKTCQNWFSLSPHQHPYTGQQNDELRLANLGLGNHNWCRNPDDDSEGAWCFTTDPDVRYGYCDIGSTEENCAAESSECYQKPDGSDYRGMVSITEDGEPCIRWADSGWTLGHEYGGSGHNYCRNPDDDSTAWCNTESGFGYCDIGHANYNCANQYISFL; the protein is encoded by the exons ATGCGATTTATTTTTAAGGCATCTCACAAAGTTCGGCGCAGTGACGACTTGCTCTGGGAAAATGGTATCGTACCTTATGTCATTGATGAAACTTTTG ATCCCACGGCGAAGAATGTTATTCTGGAGGCATTCAGACACTTCCACGAGAGGACCTGTGTAAGATTTGTGCACCATACTGATGAAAACGACTACTTGATATTCCAAACCCTGGAAGG GTGTTGGTCGTCTATTGGTCGAGATGGTGGTCCACAGATATTATCCCTGGACGATGACTGTGAAACTTTGGGAATTGTCATCCATGAAATAATGCACGCGTTGGGATTCGAACACGAGCACAGTCGACGTGACAGGGACAAATACGTGACTATACATTGGGAAAATATCGGCGACG AGGATGAATATAATTTTGATACGTACGACCACAAGTTGGGCCCGTTGGGGGCGCCGTATGACTACAATTCGCTTCTGCACTACTTCGCCACGGCCTTCAGCAGTAACGACAAACCTACCATCGTTCCGAAGAATGGAGACGTCTATCTGTTGGTAGATCGGAACTACTTCAGCAAGTGGGATTTGTTTAAAATCAACAAAGTTTACAACTGTG GCATGACAGGATTGGAGGAAAAGC TATTGCCTGGTGACGGCGAATGTTATATCGACACAATGGCTCGCGACTACCGTGGAGAGGTCTCCAAGACCAAAGATGGCAAAACGTGCCAGAATTGGTTTTCGCTGTCACCTCACCAGCATCCATATACTGGGCAACAAAACGATGAACTGCGATTGGCGAACCTTGGTCTGGGCAATCACAACTGGTGCCGCAACCCTGACGACGATTCTGAGGGCGCATGGTGCTTCACCACGGACCCGGATGTTAGATATGGCTATTGCGATATTGGATCAACAGAAGAAAACTGCGCAG CTGAATCGAGTGAATGCTACCAAAAACCCGATGGTAGCGACTACCGCGGTATGGTTTCGATCACGGAAGACGGCGAGCCTTGCATCAGATGGGCTGACAGCGGGTGGACATTAGGCCATGAGTACGGCGGGTCCGGCCACAACTACTGTCGTAACCCGGACGATGACTCAACGGCTTGGTGCAATACTGAATCTGGGTTTGGCTACTGTGACATCGGCCACGCCAATTACAACTGCGCTAATCAATATATCAGCTTTCTTTAA